The genomic stretch AATTTCTAACGCAAATTCATGAGTTTCGTCTCAAACATGAGGAAGCCTAGACCATGATAAGCTTTGTGAAATCAGCCATTACACGAAAGTCTAGTACCGTTAGGAAAAAAAACACCAAACAACGAGCCTTTTAACTGATCCTACTCTACCGTACACAGTGAGGTGAGGCTACGAAGTGGCTAGACGAACTTGTTCAACGAGAACCTCAAATAACAAAGATTGTATCAGAAACACCTAGATTATGAAGCCTACTATCATCATTGTCATTGACCAGGAGTATTGGAAGATCGATAACAAAAGATGACAGAAACTATACCTCGGTTCTTCCAGTCATGATAGGCTTCCCAGCGAATAGCTCGGCCAGAATGCAACCCGCGCTCCACAAGTCCACACCTACACCATACTCAGTGGCACCAAGAAGTAGCTCCGGTGGCCTATACCAAAGGGTAACCACACGACTAGTCATTAGCTGCTTGCTATTAGGGTCATAGGTGGAAGCCAATCCGAAATCAGCAATCTTAAGCACCCCCGCGTCATCAATGAGGAGATTTGACCCCTTGATATCACGGTGCAACACATGGCGGCCATGACAGTGTTCGAGGCCAGATATTAACTGATGCATGTAGCATTTGACCTGTCATTTCATTCAGATTATAAGAGGATTTTTTTTAAGTGAGCTGCAAAAAGGATACGAAACACGTAGATGAGATGAACCCAACCTGAGGCTCGGTAAACTTGACCCCAGGGCTTGATGCAAGGCCTGCCAAATCATGCTCCATGTAATCAAACACGAGGTACAAACTACACGACATCCGTGATGTCACCAAGCCTAGCAACTTCACGACATTGGGATGATCCAAGCGGCGCAAGATCAATATCTCCCTTGCCATGAACCTCACGCTCTCCGGTTCCAAGTTATCGAATCTAACCTTCTTTAACGCAACAATCTTCCCCGTTATGCTGTCTCTAGCTTTATACACATTACTATAAGTACCTTGTCCAATCTaaacataaccacaaacacaACAAAGCATACAAAAGAATTAGGTAATGCAACAACTTAGGTAAAACAAAGGAACTAAACCAGCCACTTCTTGCCTTATCAATCTTTTCAAATGAATCAGCACGACGAGGTGTCCATCCATTGATAGCCTCCCCGGCCACAGCAGAGAGCCAAGATGGCCACCCGGCAGCTACTTGCTCTCCATGGATGTTCTTAGGAGGATTACTCAGCCTCGGATTTGGCCTCGACCTTCTCCTCCCACCTCTTGGCCGCCGTGCATTCTCATCCTTCCGCTCCACCTCCTCCTTTTGGCCCCCATTCTGAACTTCACCACgccctcctccaccaccacctccctccTCAGATTTACTAACTGAACCAaccactactttttctctcctcCCTGATGGCATGGcctcatctttctctctctctctctcaactaCAAGATCGCCACTGGGTGGCCTCGACTGGATCTGTTTCACAAAAACACACCCCATTTCTCAATAATCCAAAACCTCATATCTCACCACATACTACACCCTCCCTTGCACAACATCCAAAACCCACCCGTATATGACCACCcttaaataaaaatcaaatctttacaGCATACGAATTTCTGAATTCCCAAATTAGATCAATCTTACTCACTGCAGCACCTGAAGTATTCAATAGCAACCAATCAAATGTGCATTCCACATCGaattaatgaagaaatataGTACAATCCTGTACTAAATGGGAAAGAAAAACCGTAGCTTTACCACTCGGGGGAGCAGAATCATGGCAATAATTGAAATACAGCAAATCAGGCAAGTCAAAAATGAACAAGCTACGATAGCATACCTACAAAAAGCAAAATACAACCATACAACAGTAGAAACTATTAGCAAATGGATATTTGTGCGCCTTACTTTTTTCCTTTCCGGCTGCCCTTTTCTTGTGGATTAATCAAAAGGATCAAGAAATAAGCTTCGCAGTTGAAATCCCAC from Salvia splendens isolate huo1 chromosome 15, SspV2, whole genome shotgun sequence encodes the following:
- the LOC121767950 gene encoding probable serine/threonine-protein kinase At1g54610 isoform X1, producing the protein MGCVFVKQIQSRPPSGDLVVEREREKDEAMPSGRREKVVVGSVSKSEEGGGGGGGRGEVQNGGQKEEVERKDENARRPRGGRRRSRPNPRLSNPPKNIHGEQVAAGWPSWLSAVAGEAINGWTPRRADSFEKIDKIGQGTYSNVYKARDSITGKIVALKKVRFDNLEPESVRFMAREILILRRLDHPNVVKLLGLVTSRMSCSLYLVFDYMEHDLAGLASSPGVKFTEPQVKCYMHQLISGLEHCHGRHVLHRDIKGSNLLIDDAGVLKIADFGLASTYDPNSKQLMTSRVVTLWYRPPELLLGATEYGVGVDLWSAGCILAELFAGKPIMTGRTEVEQLHRIFKLCGSPSEEYWKKAKLPHATIFKPQHSYKRCINETFMDFPPSALSLIGTLLAIDPSERQTATAALESEFFTTEPYACDPSSLPKYPPSKEMDAKRRDEEARRLRAAGKPQNDTGKKARPRRNRAMPAPEANSELQTNIDRRRLISHANAKSKSEKFPPPHQDGGLGFPLGSSHHIDPAFDPPDVPFSSMNFSYAKDPIQTWSGPLANPSSFGAPRRKSKPSKKDHRKDKSSTRSNKIDTVT
- the LOC121767950 gene encoding probable serine/threonine-protein kinase At1g54610 isoform X2 translates to MPSGRREKVVVGSVSKSEEGGGGGGGRGEVQNGGQKEEVERKDENARRPRGGRRRSRPNPRLSNPPKNIHGEQVAAGWPSWLSAVAGEAINGWTPRRADSFEKIDKIGQGTYSNVYKARDSITGKIVALKKVRFDNLEPESVRFMAREILILRRLDHPNVVKLLGLVTSRMSCSLYLVFDYMEHDLAGLASSPGVKFTEPQVKCYMHQLISGLEHCHGRHVLHRDIKGSNLLIDDAGVLKIADFGLASTYDPNSKQLMTSRVVTLWYRPPELLLGATEYGVGVDLWSAGCILAELFAGKPIMTGRTEVEQLHRIFKLCGSPSEEYWKKAKLPHATIFKPQHSYKRCINETFMDFPPSALSLIGTLLAIDPSERQTATAALESEFFTTEPYACDPSSLPKYPPSKEMDAKRRDEEARRLRAAGKPQNDTGKKARPRRNRAMPAPEANSELQTNIDRRRLISHANAKSKSEKFPPPHQDGGLGFPLGSSHHIDPAFDPPDVPFSSMNFSYAKDPIQTWSGPLANPSSFGAPRRKSKPSKKDHRKDKSSTRSNKIDTVT